The Synechococcus sp. RS9909 genomic interval CGAGCAGGCCCGTTTACACGGACTCTGACGGGGGGCGTTCATTTTTTGCGGCAGTAGCCGCCTCCCACATTCATCCAGCCACTCGGGCAGGCCTTGCCGTTGGTGGGCTGCACCGTGTAGCTCATCACACCCAGGGTGCTGCACTTGCCGTTGAAGGTGTCGACATACCCCATCGGGCAGAGGTCGGCGATCTTGGGAACCACCCGCTGCGCCCGCGCCGAAGCAAACACAGAGGCAAGGCCGACGCCGACCAGCACAAGAGCGAGATTGCTTGGGCTCTTCACACCAGGCTGGGCGCAACGGCTTCAAGATTAAGGCTGAGATCCCGACAGACACAGCCATGCTTGCCACCCTGCTGAGCCCTGAGGAGCGTGCGGCCCTGCGCACGGAGCTGCCCCTCTGGGCTGTGGTGGACGGACAGCTGGAACGGCGCTGGCAGTTCAGAGACTTCAACGAAGCCTGGGGCTTCATGAGCCGGGTGGCGCTCTTGGCTGAGGCGATGAACCATCACCCCGACTGGAGCAATGTGTACGCCACGGTGACGATCCGGCTGCACACCCACGATCTGGGAGGACTGTCGACTCTCGATGTGGAGCTGGCGCAAGCGATCGATCGGCTCACGCCAGCCTGACGCCCCGCACTCGCACCTGCCAGCA includes:
- a CDS encoding 4a-hydroxytetrahydrobiopterin dehydratase, whose protein sequence is MLATLLSPEERAALRTELPLWAVVDGQLERRWQFRDFNEAWGFMSRVALLAEAMNHHPDWSNVYATVTIRLHTHDLGGLSTLDVELAQAIDRLTPA